In Flavobacterium sp. N1736, the following are encoded in one genomic region:
- a CDS encoding type IX secretion system membrane protein PorP/SprF: MKLYIKSLEIYLILICSIITFSARAQQDPEYTQYMYNTMAVNPAYAGSTGSLEATLLYRSQWIGIDGAPETQSFSIHGPLANENIGLGLSVVNDKIGPSDELYLDGNFAYSIPLGYEKRLAFGLKAGMRMLNIDWSKGRYYNNNDVLLNQNIDNQMKLAVGAGIYYYTDKWYLGVSIPSFIENSYYDDVQESIDYDRLHYYLMGGYVFDLNPNLKFKPAFLVKAVSGAPLTADVSANFMIAEKFVIGGAYRTDDSVSILAGFQISRSFYIGYAFDYTVSDLNKYNDGSHEIILRYQFNKGENKIKSPRFF; the protein is encoded by the coding sequence ATGAAACTATATATAAAATCATTAGAAATATATTTAATCTTAATATGTTCTATTATAACATTTAGTGCGCGTGCACAACAAGATCCGGAGTACACACAATATATGTACAACACAATGGCGGTAAACCCTGCTTATGCAGGGTCTACCGGATCATTAGAAGCAACACTTTTGTACCGTTCACAATGGATAGGAATTGATGGAGCACCAGAAACACAATCGTTCTCCATTCACGGACCGCTTGCCAACGAAAATATCGGTTTGGGATTAAGTGTCGTTAACGACAAAATAGGTCCATCTGATGAACTGTATCTTGACGGAAATTTTGCCTATTCAATACCTCTTGGATATGAAAAAAGATTAGCCTTTGGTTTAAAAGCCGGAATGCGAATGCTGAACATTGATTGGTCAAAAGGAAGATATTACAATAATAATGACGTTTTGTTAAATCAGAATATTGACAATCAGATGAAGTTAGCCGTTGGGGCAGGGATATATTATTATACAGATAAGTGGTATTTAGGAGTTTCAATTCCTAGTTTTATAGAAAACAGCTATTATGATGATGTACAGGAATCTATAGATTACGATCGACTACATTATTATTTAATGGGAGGGTATGTTTTTGATTTGAATCCGAATTTAAAATTCAAGCCGGCATTTCTTGTAAAAGCAGTAAGCGGAGCACCGCTTACAGCAGATGTTTCGGCGAATTTTATGATTGCAGAAAAATTTGTAATTGGTGGAGCTTACAGAACAGATGATTCTGTAAGCATACTGGCAGGTTTTCAAATCTCCAGAAGTTTTTACATCGGATATGCTTTTGATTACACTGTGAGCGACTTAAACAAATACAACGACGGCTCGCACGAAATCATATTGCGTTATCAATTTAACAAAGGCGAAAACAAAATTAAATCCCCTCGATTCTTCTAA
- a CDS encoding OmpA family protein → MKKLYILSLVLSFTVCFAQTTNLKKADALFKNYAYTDASKAYEEILANIKSPSTQTLKNAADSYYFISDSRNALKWYRKLYEAQGNNLTDIYYLRYIQSMKAVMDYEEANRVTKEYLDKKGDKNEINRYLVQKFQLDSLSKSKSLYEIKNLAINSTKSDFGTAFFQDKIVFTSARDTTKFSEKLYTWNNQPFLNLYVAERNPADASLFNETIFLPNVMSKYHEATATFDASGKTIYYTTNIVKKNKLVVDESKINNFQIIKGTLDGNKLENPQKVFFDNDDYSVGHPSLSEDGKWLFFASDMPGGIGESDLYVVKIADDGTMSSPQNLGPKINTIGNDVFPYFSKGMLYFSSDGHYGLGDLDIYESKFFSDGSFSDPKNLGTPINSNKDDFAYIIDKTAHAGYISSNREGGKGDDDIYSFTKGDPVCNQTISGMAIDRKTKLPLTDVAIMGYNSFNDILGETKTNYEGKYALVVPCGKTVKMIAAKPNYSSDEKTVETTLENEGEIPNINFELSNYDDLVVKKKGVEKVDVNPIYFDYDKYDITPKAVEELAKVVFVMQKFPNIRIKIESHTDSRGKDAYNLKLSDNRAKSTRDYLISQNIDASRIESAIGYGESRLINKCKNGVKCTDAEHVLNRRSDFIIIQK, encoded by the coding sequence ATGAAAAAACTATATATCCTTAGTTTGGTATTGAGCTTCACGGTTTGTTTTGCTCAGACCACTAACCTAAAAAAGGCCGATGCACTGTTTAAAAACTATGCTTATACCGATGCTTCAAAAGCATACGAAGAAATTTTGGCGAATATCAAAAGTCCTTCGACACAAACTTTAAAAAATGCTGCCGACTCGTATTATTTTATTTCCGATTCAAGAAATGCATTAAAATGGTACAGAAAGTTATACGAAGCACAAGGAAATAATTTAACTGATATTTACTATTTGCGTTATATCCAATCGATGAAAGCCGTAATGGATTACGAAGAAGCAAATCGTGTAACCAAAGAATATCTGGATAAAAAAGGCGATAAAAACGAGATCAATAGATATCTGGTTCAAAAATTTCAATTGGATAGTCTCTCTAAATCAAAATCGCTTTATGAAATCAAAAATCTTGCTATAAATTCGACGAAATCTGATTTTGGAACAGCTTTTTTTCAGGATAAAATTGTTTTTACCTCGGCAAGAGATACAACAAAGTTTAGTGAAAAATTATACACCTGGAACAATCAGCCTTTTCTGAATTTATATGTTGCAGAACGAAATCCGGCTGATGCAAGTTTGTTTAACGAAACGATATTTCTGCCAAACGTAATGTCAAAATATCATGAAGCAACAGCCACTTTTGATGCCAGCGGAAAAACAATTTATTATACCACCAACATTGTTAAAAAGAACAAACTGGTTGTAGACGAAAGTAAAATCAATAATTTTCAAATTATAAAAGGAACTTTAGACGGAAATAAACTAGAGAATCCTCAAAAAGTGTTTTTTGACAATGATGATTATTCGGTAGGACATCCTTCTTTAAGCGAGGACGGAAAATGGCTTTTCTTTGCATCAGATATGCCGGGCGGAATTGGTGAAAGTGATTTGTATGTAGTGAAAATTGCTGATGACGGAACAATGAGTTCTCCTCAGAATCTGGGACCAAAAATTAATACAATTGGTAACGACGTATTTCCGTATTTCAGCAAAGGAATGCTTTATTTTTCTTCTGATGGACATTACGGATTAGGAGATCTTGATATTTATGAAAGCAAATTTTTCTCTGACGGAAGTTTCTCAGACCCAAAAAACTTAGGCACTCCCATTAACAGTAATAAAGACGACTTTGCCTATATCATTGACAAAACAGCTCATGCGGGTTATATATCTTCAAACAGAGAAGGAGGAAAAGGCGATGACGATATTTATTCCTTCACAAAAGGAGATCCGGTTTGTAACCAGACAATCTCAGGAATGGCAATAGACCGAAAAACAAAATTGCCACTTACAGATGTTGCCATTATGGGATATAACTCTTTTAATGATATTCTTGGTGAAACAAAAACCAATTACGAAGGTAAATATGCCTTAGTGGTTCCGTGTGGAAAAACAGTTAAAATGATCGCAGCAAAACCAAATTACAGCAGCGATGAAAAAACGGTAGAAACCACTTTAGAAAACGAAGGCGAAATTCCGAATATCAATTTTGAACTCAGCAATTATGATGATTTGGTTGTGAAGAAAAAAGGAGTGGAGAAAGTAGATGTCAACCCAATTTATTTTGATTACGATAAATATGATATCACGCCAAAAGCCGTAGAAGAATTAGCCAAAGTAGTTTTCGTAATGCAAAAATTCCCAAACATTCGTATCAAAATTGAGTCACATACAGATTCAAGAGGAAAAGATGCTTACAACCTGAAACTTTCTGACAACAGAGCAAAATCAACCCGTGATTATCTTATTTCGCAAAATATAGATGCTTCACGAATAGAGAGCGCTATTGGTTATGGCGAAAGCCGCTTAATAAATAAATGTAAAAATGGAGTAAAATGTACAGATGCGGAACATGTTTTAAACAGACGTTCTGATTTTATTATCATTCAAAAATAA